One window of the Xiphias gladius isolate SHS-SW01 ecotype Sanya breed wild chromosome 11, ASM1685928v1, whole genome shotgun sequence genome contains the following:
- the heatr5b gene encoding HEAT repeat-containing protein 5B isoform X5, translating into MELAHSLLLNEDALAQITEAKRPVFIFEWLRFLDKVLVAANKVDVKEKQKKLVEQLTGLISSAPGPPTRKLLAKNLATLYSIGDTFTVFQTLDKCNDIIKSKDDTPAYLPTKLAAVACVGAFYEKMGRMLGSSFPDTINNLLKALKSAESQGRGEILLSLQKVLSGLGGAAASCHRDIYKNARSLLTDRSMAVRCVVAKCLLELQNEAVFMWTTELENMATLCFKALEGSNYGVRVAVAKLLGTVMATALMPKQAAVMRQNVKRATLEEVLELMATGFLRGGSGFLKSGGEMLKGGGSVSREVRVGVTQAYVVFVTTLGGQWLERNFATFLSHVLDLVSHPRATQTHVEAVYSRRCVSFMLRATLGGLLGEKAQIAAGKEICQAISKQMRAVGKEDGGEMSRFRALQKAVVNDISGENKAGAADVSASQHVMVCALKELGSLVQSLSATASPLIQEPSIGLLETVTSVLLHPSMAARLAAAWCLRCVAVALPYQLTPLLDRCAERINNLKSSPEAVSGYSFAMAALLGGVHQCPLGIPHSKGKLVVSIAEDLLRTAAQNSRLSLQRTQAGWLLLGALMTLGPALVRYHLPKMLLLWRNVFPRSQKELEAEKARGDSFTWQVTLEGRAGALCAMRSFVAHCPELLTEDVIRRLMTPIECAMTMMSHVPAIIKVHGAHLKASAAMVRLRLYDILALLPPKTYEGSFNALLRELVAEFTLTDNSANTTTSLLRSLCHYDDSVLMGSWLQETDHKSIEDQLQPNSASGSGALEHDPSSIYLRVPVGEAIPGPLPLGVSVIDASVALFGVVFPHVSFKHRLQMLDHFAECIKQAKGVRQQAVQLNIFTAVLSALKGLAENKSSLGPEEVRKSALALVMGALDNPNPILRCAAGEALGRMAQVVGEATFIARMAQTSFDKLKSARDVVSRTGHSLALGCLHRYVGGIGSGQHLKTSVSILLALAQDGSSHEVQTWALHSLALIVDSSGPMYRGYVEPTLSLVLTLLLTVPPSHTEVHQCLGRCLGALITTVGPELQGNGATISTIRSSCLVGCAIMQDHSDSLVQAAAISCLQQLHMFAPRHVNLSSLVPCLCVRDMFQTISMVLAFVLILIIISYCAMGTLQVHLCSSHLLLRRAAVACLRQLAQREAAEVCEYAMSLARRAGDSKDNTTINLNITETGLEGVLFGMLDRETDRKLCSDIHDTLGHMLSSLAVEKLSHWLKLCKDVLAATTDVGGAVAFEVEKDEEDSEKKDEMDDDTMFTGLGEDDKSKPSVAPRWVTRVFAADCLCRIILLCENADKVHFDLAAARCAQAKNPKGDLLVLHLSDLIRMAFMAATDHSNQLRMAGLQALEDIIKKFASVPEPEFPGHVILEQYQANVGAALRPAFSPDTPSDITAKACQVCSTWIGSGVVSDLNDLRRVHNLLVSSLDKVQAGKGSSSQLYSESATTMEKLAVLKAWAEVYVVAMKIKKEAESKPAKPVRSGDDDEDEEDLGADVLPPDSLITLVQPELPSLSRLWLAMLRDYALLTLPAEFSSQLPPDGGAFYTPETIDTARLHYRSSWAPVLHAVALWLSSTGFGAAEEKEEVPSAPSKAPALPQGAPSATKTLEESVKDRMHLMLGVSIEFLCFPRPEEPIEHVMSCLQALCTLLESPCAKIHIAEDQLLAVELLNVLHRLLLTRDPPAVQLQVTAVVQETIRAAQDQLQRQKTSKGKEEEGEKDSQPSLGEGGDTGELVPGKSLVFAAMELLVFILVRHLPQLNTRVKESPSHVPLRPQRLPEESARLVANTVSILAELPSLCSPAGSMTILPTVLFLITGVLRETAVKTSDNSLPVPVSAALQGIKTIITSPLARVESMQTQWTGLLRSSLASVLEYSQPDESRPDMDEVTMLTAITLFLLSASNELVGVTVLQKGCMDRFRNGLNSYDPGVQARCYQLLLSVFQHSSRALSTPYIHALAPLMVEKLKAVERSRPGTAAELQAVQEGIRVLESLVGMVEEQNRVQLLALLVPTLVSYLLDENAISSAPQVSKGLHDFALQNLMRIGPLYPAAFKIVIGAAPELKTRLESAIRANQASSKAKAAARQAQPTVQAAPTIKLKTSFF; encoded by the exons ATGGAGCTGGCTCACAGTCTGCTGCTCAATGAAGATGCCTTGGCCCAGATCACTGAAGCAAAGAGGCCTGTCTTCATCTTTGAATGGCTCCGCTTCTTGGATAAAGTTCTTGTGGCTGCAAATAAG GTGGATGTgaaggagaagcagaagaagctgGTGGAACAGCTGACAGGGCTGATCAGCAGTGCTCCTGGACCACCAACAAGGAAACTGCTGGCCAAAAACCTCGCCACCCTCTACAGCATCGGTGACACCTTCACAGTTTTCCAGACTCTGGATAAATGCAATGACATCATCAAAAGCAAAGATGACACACCTGCATACCTGCCAACAAAACT TGCTGCAGTGGCATGTGTTGGAGCTTTTTATGAGAAGATGGGCAGAATGCTGGGAAGCTCCTTTCCAGACACAATTAATAATCTTTTGAAGGCATTAAAGAGTGCAGAG TCCCAAGGCAGAGGAGAGATCCTCCTCAGCCTGCAGAAGGTGCTCAGTGGGCTAGGTGGGGCTGCAGCTTCATGTCACAGAGATATCTACAAGAATGCCCGCTCCCTACTCACAGACAGGTCCATGGCCGTGCGCTGTGTGGTAGCAAAG TGCCTGTTGGAGCTACAGAATGAGGCGGTATTCATGTGGACCACAGAACTGGAGAACATGGCCACGTTGTGTTTCAAGGCCCTGGAGGGATCCAACTATGGTGTTCGAGTAGCGGTGGCCAAACTGCTGGGGACAGTCATGGCTACTGCTTTGATGCCCAAACAAGCAGCTG tgatGCGTCAGAATGTGAAGCGGGCCACTCTGGAGGAGGTGCTGGAGCTAATGGCCACTGGATTTCTGCGTGGTGGATCTGGCTTCCTGAAGAGCGGAGGGGAAATGTTAAAGGGGGGAGGCTCTGTCAGCAGGGAGGTGCGGGTGGGCGTCACACAG gCCTACGTTGTATTTGTGACTACACTTGGTGGTCAGTGGCTGGAGCGCAACTTCGCCACATTCCTGTCCCATGTTTTGGACCTGGTGTCTCACCCGCGGGCCACGCAGACACACGTTGAGGCTGTGTACTCACGTCGCTGTGTCTCCTTCATGCTTCGCGCCACCCTGGGGGGCTTACTTGGAGAGAAAGCACAAATTGCAGCCGGCAAAGAAATCTGCCAAGCCATCAGCAAGCAAATGAGGGCTGTGGGTAAGGAGGATGGGGGGGAAATGTCACGGTTCAGAGCACTGCAGA AGGCAGTTGTGAATGACATCAGTGGAGAGAACAAGGCAGGGGCAGCTGACGTCTCTGCCAGTCAGCATGTTATGGTGTGTGCATTGAAAGAACTGGGCAGTCTAGTTCAGAGCTTGAGTGCCACAGCCTCACCACTCATCCAGGAGCCTTCTATAG GACTTCTTGAGACTGTGACTTCAGTGCTGCTGCACCCAAGCATGGCAGCTCGTTTGGCGGCAGCCTGGTGTCTGCGGTGTGTTGCCGTGGCCCTGCCCTATCAGCTGACCCCACTGCTGGACCGCTGCGCAGAGAGAATCAACAACCTGAAGAGTTCACCCGAAGCTGTGAGCGGCTACAGCTTTGCGATGGCTGCTCTGCTGGGAGGCGTACACCAGTGCCCACTGGGTATCCCCCATTCCAAGGGCAAG TTAGTTGTGAGTATAGCTGAAGATCTCCTGCGGACAGCTGCTCAGAATAGTCGACTGTCCCTGCAGCGCACACAGGCTGGATGGCTTCTATTAGGGGCCCTCATGACTCTGG GTCCCGCCCTTGTACGCTATCACCTCCCCAAGATGTTGCTGCTGTGGAGGAATGTGTTTCCTCGCTCGCAGAAGGAGCTGGAGGCAGAAAAGGCGAGAGGAGACTCCTTCACCTGGCAGGTCACCCTGGAGGGCCGAGCTGGAGCGCTGTGCG CCATGCGTAGCTTTGTGGCCCACTGTCCCGAGCTGCTCACAGAAGATGTGATCCGTAGACTGATGACTCCCATTGAATGTGCCATGACCATGATGTCTCA TGTCCCTGCCATCATTAAGGTCCATGGTGCTCATCTGAAAGCAAGTGCAGCGATGGTGAGGCTCAGGTTGTACGATATCCTGGCTCTATTGCCTCCGAAGACCTATGAAG GTAGTTTCAATGCCCTCCTGAGGGAGCTGGTGGCTGAGTTCACTTTGACAGACAACTCGGCTAACACCACTACCTCTTTGCTGCGCTCTCTCTGTCACTATGACGACAGTGTGCTCATGGGCTCCTGGCTACAGGAGACTGACCACAAATCCATTGAGGATCAA CTGCAGCCCAACAGTGCGTCTGGCAGCGGAGCTCTGGAACACGATCCCTCCTCCATCTACCTGCGTGTCCCTGTAGGTGAGGCCATCCCAGGGCCTCTCCCTTTGGGTGTATCTGTCATTGATGCTTCTGTGGCTCTGTTTGGTGTGGTTTTCCCGCATGTCTCCTTCAAACACAG GCTGCAGATGCTAGACCACTTTGCAGAGTGTATAAAGCAGGCTAAAGGTGTTCGACAGCAGGCAGTCCAACTAAACATCTTTACTGCAGTGCTTAGTGCCCTCAAG GGTTTGGCCGAGAACAAGAGTAGTCTGGGTCCAGAGGAGGTTCGTAAGTCGGCCCTGGCCCTGGTGATGGGAGCTTTGGACAATCCTAACCCCATCCTGCGCTGTGCTGCTGGAGAGGCCCTGGGCAGGATGGCTCAGGTGGTGGGAGAGGCTACCTTCATCGCCAGAATGGCACAGACCAGCTTTGACAA ACTGAAGTCGGCACGTGATGTAGTTTCAAGGACAGGCCATTCACTGGCTCTCGGCTGTTTGCATCGATATGTTGGAGGAATTGGCTCAGGCCAGCACTTAAAGACCAGTGTCAGCATCCTATTGGCTCTGGCACAGGATGGGTCCTCTCACGAGGTCCAG acatgGGCTCTGCACTCTCTGGCCCTGATCGTGGACTCCAGTGGTCCCATGTACAGAGGCTACGTGGAGCCCACCCTGTCCCTGGTGCTCACCCTGCTCCTCACTGTGCCCCCATCTCACACAGAGGTGCACCAGTGTTTGGGCCGCTGCCTGGGAGCTCTCATCACCACTGTGGGACCCGAATTACAGG GAAATGGAGCCACTATCTCCACCATTCGCTCGTCCTGCCTGGTTGGTTGTGCCATAATGCAGGACCACTCGGACTCCCTTGTGCAGGCAGCTGCCATCTCatgtctgcagcagctgcacATGTTCGCTCCACGCCATGTCAACCTGTCAAGCCTGGTGCCCTGTCTCTGTGTAAGAGATATGTTTCAGACTATAAGTATGGTACTAGCGTTTGTCTTAATCCTAATCATAATTTCCTACTGTGCTATGGGAACCCTGCAGGTGCATCTATGTAGCTCTCACCTATTGCTGCGTCGTGCTGCCGTGGCCTGCCTGAGACAGCTCGCCCAGAGAGAGGCTGCAGAGGTCTGTGAGTATGCTATGAGCCTGGCGAGGAGAGCAGGAGACAGCAAAGACAACACTACAATCA ATCTGAACATTACAGAGACTGGTCTGGAGGGTGTTCTTTTTGGCATGCTGGATcgggagacagacaggaagctTTGTTCTGATATCCATGACACACTGGGGCACATGCTATCGTCTCTTGCTGTGGAAAAGCTTTCTCATTGGCTGAAACTTTGCAAGGATGTCCTGGCAGCAACTACAG aTGTAGGAGGAGCCGTTGCATTCGAGGTGGAAAAGGATGAGGAAGACTCAGAGAAAAAAGACGAGATGGACGATGACACCATGTTCACAGGCCTGGGCGAAGACGACAAATCCAAGCCCTCTGTGGCTCCGCGCTGGGTGACGCGGGTGTTTGCCGCCGATTGCTTGTGCCGCATCATCCTGCTGTGTGAGAATGCAGACAAAGTGCACTTCGACCTGGCAGCTGCCCGCTGTGCACAAGCCAAGAACCCCAAAG GAGATCTGTTGGTGCTCCATTTGTCTGACCTCATCCGCATGGCCTTCATGGCAGCAACAGACCACAGTAACCAGCTGAGGATGGCTGGCCTCCAGGCCCTGGAGGACATCATTAAAAAGTTTGCATCCGTACCAGAGCCTGAGTTCCCAGGGCACGTTATCCTGGAACAATACCAGGCTAAT GTCGGAGCTGCCCTCAGACCCGCATTTTCGCCTGATACACCGTCTGACATAACAGCTAAGGCATGccag GTGTGTAGTACGTGGATTGGTAGTGGCGTAGTCAGTGACCTCAATGACCTGCGGCGAGTCCACAACCTGCTCGTGTCATCGCTGGACAAGGTGCAGGCTGGAAAGGGTTCATCCAGTCAGCTGTACAGTGAGAGTGCAACCACGATGGAGAAACTGGCTGTGCTGAAGGCGTGGGCTGAG GTGTATGTGGTGGCGATGAAGATCAAGAAAGAGGCCGAGTCTAAACCTGCCAAGCCAGTCAGAAGCGGAGACGacgatgaggatgaggaggatctGGGCGCCGACGTGCTTCCACCCGACAGTCTCATCACATTGGTGCAGCCAGAGCTGCCCTCGCTGAGCCGCCTGTGGCTGGCCATGCTGCGGGACTACGCTCTGCTCACTCTGCCTGCTGAGTTCTCCAGTCAGCTGCCCCCTGATG gtGGAGCGTTTTATACTCCTGAGACTATAGACACAGCAAGGCTCCACTACCGCAGCTCCTGGGCCCCTGTCCTGCATGCTGTGGCCCTTTGGCTGAGCAGCACCGGGTTTGGAGCTgctgaggagaaagaagaggtcCCATCAGCTCCCTCCAAGGCCCCTGCCCTCCCTCAAGGAGCCCCCTCCGCCACAAAGACCCTTGAGGAGTCAGTCAAAGACAGGATGCATCTAATGTTGG GTGTCAGTATAGAGTTTCTTTGCTTCCCCCGGCCAGAGGAGCCCATTGAACATGTGATGTCTTGCCTGCAGGCGCTGTGCACTCTGCTAGAATCTCCTTGTGCTAAGATCCATATCGCAGAGGACCAG CTGTTGGCAGTGGAGCTCCTGAACGTGCTCCACAGGCTGCTGTTGACCCGGGACCCTCCTGCTGTCCAGCTCCAGGTCACTGCTGTGGTACAGGAGACCATCAGGGCTGCACAGGACCAGCTGCAGCGACAGAAGACCAGCAAGG GcaaagaggaggaaggtgagAAAGACTCTCAGCCCAGTCTAGGGGAAGGAGGAGACACAGGGGAGCTCGTCCCTGGCAAGTCTCTAGTGTTTGCAGCAATGGAGCTGCTCGTGTTCATCCTGGTCCGCCACTTACCACAGCTTAATACACGTGTGAAGGAGTCACCCAGTCATGTGCCACTCAGGCCTCAGCGACTACCCGAAGAAAGTGCACGCCTGGTGGCAAACACAGTTTCAATCTTGGCAGAACTGCCCTCGCTCTGCTCTCCTGCTG GAAGCATGACTATCCTACCTACGGTGCTCTTCCTAATCACCGGGGtactgagggaaactgcagttAAGACGTCCGACAACTCGTTGCCTGTGCCTGTGTCAGCTGCCCTGCAGGGCATCAAGACCATCATCACCTCCCCACTGGCCCGGGTGGAGAGCATGCAGACACAGTGGACCGGCCTCTTGAGGAGCAGCCTGGCATCTGTGCTGGAGTACTCACAGCCAG ATGAGTCCAGGCCTGACATGGATGAGGTCACTATGTTGACGGCGATAACACTCTTCCTGCTGTCTGCCAGTAATGAACTTGTAGGAGTGACAGTCCTGCAGAAGGGCTGCATGGACCGCTTCCGAAACGGCCTGAACTCTTACGATCCAGGG GTTCAGGCCCGGTGTTACCAGCTGctgttgtcagtgtttcagcaCTCCAGCCGTGCCCTGTCTACCCCGTACATCCACGCTCTGGCTCCACTCATGGTGGAGAAGCTGAAGGCAGTAGAGCGCAGTCGGCCAGGAactgctgctgagctgcaggcTGTGCAGGAGGGCATCAGGGTCCTGGAGAGTCTGGTTGGCATGGTTGAAGAGCAGAACC GAGTGCAGTTGCTTGCTCTTCTTGTACCCACTCTCGTCTCCTACCTTTTGGATGAAAATGCCATCTCCTCTGCGCCCCAAGTCTCCAAAGGCCTGCATGATTTTGCCCTTCAGAACTTAATGAGGATTGGCCCCCTCTATCCAGCCGCCTTCAAGATAGTAATTGGTGCAGCACCTGAGCTTAAAACCCGTCTGGAATCTGCTATACGAGCCAACCAGGCCAGCAGCAAAGCCAAAGCTGCAGCCAGGCAAGCTCAGCCAACTGTGCAAGCTGCACCAACCATCAAACTCAAGACAAGCTTCTTCTGA